The following are encoded together in the Rubidibacter lacunae KORDI 51-2 genome:
- a CDS encoding DNA polymerase III, gamma/tau subunit (catalyzes the DNA-template-directed extension of the 3'-end of a DNA strand; the delta' subunit seems to interact with the gamma subunit to transfer the beta subunit on the DNA) has protein sequence MEVFAEILGQERAVELLSTASVRDRIAPAYLFVGPAGIGKRLAADSFAGALLASGDVAIAPERLSSHPDFIRLQPTYREQGKLLTAVEATAVGLKRKAPPQIRIEQIRSLARMFAQPPLTAPRAVAVVEEAQTMAEAPANALLKTLEEPGRATIILLAPSADALLPTLVSRCQSIPFQRLSATDMASVLRRCGRADILEQPTLLAIAQGSPGDALQGDKQLQSVSPDLLQAAIELPHRAAGPQAIAAALDLAKAIASALDVPAQLWLTDYLMHCYWQQVLEGTTAQSSLAHLEDARKALLAYAQPRLVWEVLLMQLATAAVPCAPA, from the coding sequence GTGGAGGTATTTGCCGAGATCCTCGGCCAGGAGCGAGCGGTCGAGTTGCTCTCGACCGCTAGTGTGCGCGATCGCATCGCTCCGGCCTATCTGTTCGTCGGTCCGGCCGGTATCGGCAAACGCTTAGCCGCCGACTCATTTGCTGGGGCACTGCTCGCTAGCGGAGATGTGGCGATCGCGCCGGAACGATTGTCTTCTCACCCGGACTTCATCCGCCTCCAGCCAACGTACCGAGAGCAAGGCAAGTTACTAACCGCAGTCGAAGCGACAGCTGTCGGGCTTAAGCGCAAAGCTCCACCGCAAATTCGCATCGAACAGATTCGGAGTCTGGCCAGGATGTTCGCTCAGCCGCCCCTGACGGCCCCGCGAGCGGTGGCGGTCGTCGAAGAGGCCCAGACGATGGCGGAAGCGCCAGCGAATGCATTGCTCAAAACCCTCGAAGAACCCGGCCGCGCGACCATAATCTTGCTAGCGCCCAGTGCCGACGCGCTCTTACCCACCCTCGTGTCGCGCTGCCAGAGCATTCCCTTTCAGCGCTTGTCAGCAACTGACATGGCGAGCGTGTTACGCCGCTGCGGTCGTGCCGACATCCTCGAGCAACCGACTTTACTGGCGATCGCACAGGGCAGTCCCGGCGACGCTCTCCAGGGCGACAAGCAGCTACAATCAGTTTCCCCAGATTTATTGCAAGCGGCGATTGAGCTGCCGCATCGAGCGGCTGGACCGCAGGCAATCGCGGCGGCACTAGATTTAGCAAAAGCAATTGCAAGCGCTTTAGACGTGCCTGCTCAGCTGTGGCTGACGGATTATCTAATGCATTGCTACTGGCAGCAGGTTCTGGAGGGAACCACCGCGCAGTCGTCTCTCGCGCACCTAGAAGACGCGCGCAAGGCTTTACTGGCTTACGCGCAGCCGCGGTTGGTGTGGGAGGTGCTGCTAATGCAGCTTGCAACCGCCGCCGTGCCGTGCGCCCCCGCCTGA
- a CDS encoding DUF1499 domain-containing protein: MFDFSGQRPDNLGVRDGKLLSCPNSPNCVCSYDDDAEHAIASLPLNGIPEIRAIVESMERTTVVEARDDYLYAEFKSQLMGFVDDVEFYRDETAGVVQVRSASRLGQSDLGVNRKRVEAIRSRLQR, translated from the coding sequence ATGTTCGATTTTTCAGGACAGCGACCGGATAATTTGGGCGTGCGCGATGGCAAACTGCTCTCTTGCCCGAATTCACCTAACTGCGTCTGCAGCTACGATGACGATGCCGAACACGCGATCGCATCGCTGCCCCTGAACGGTATTCCCGAGATACGCGCGATCGTGGAAAGCATGGAGCGTACGACAGTTGTCGAGGCTCGAGACGATTACCTATACGCGGAGTTCAAAAGCCAGCTAATGGGCTTTGTGGACGACGTGGAGTTTTACCGCGACGAAACCGCAGGTGTCGTGCAGGTGCGCTCGGCGTCGCGCTTGGGGCAATCGGATCTCGGCGTCAACCGCAAACGCGTGGAAGCCATTCGCTCGCGCCTCCAAAGATAG
- a CDS encoding peptide ligase PGM1-related protein: protein MPVRGSAPTTEHAARFQNLQAQLRDRWQAIDDPDSDNYDILVVPSFSVDQEEGGKIQGLLHYEERLLFSLIRLRNPHARLIYVTAMPLSPVAIEYYLQLLPGIPFSHARDRLLLLTAYDSSLRPLTEKILERPRLIERIRLSLRRDRAYMVCYNSTALEQELSLQLGIPLLASDPGLLYWGSKSGSREIFAETSVFHPDGSKCVWNAEDLARETALLWERQPHLQRCVVKLNEGFSGEGNALLDLRSLTGVAPGQKTRGERVVAILRAFPSMRFQAAGETWDSYARRLPDLGAIVEAFIEGEKRSPSVQGYITPNGKVKILSTHDQILGGADQQIYLGCRFPADAEYRLRLQEYGLRVGQALLKRGAMERYCVDFVTARRFDGNWDIAAVEINLRKGGTTHPFMLLKLLTNGHYDTQTGSFFSQQGQEKFYIASDNLQASLYRGLLPSDLMDIIAHHRLHFDSSTRTGSVFHLLGALSEFGKLGLTSIGNSFEEAEALYHRVEAVLNEETQHYGDRANLSSPTLPIAGLCRD, encoded by the coding sequence ATGCCAGTAAGGGGATCTGCTCCTACAACCGAGCACGCCGCTCGATTTCAGAACTTGCAAGCGCAGCTACGCGATCGCTGGCAAGCGATCGACGATCCCGACAGCGACAACTACGACATCCTCGTGGTGCCGTCGTTCAGCGTCGACCAAGAAGAAGGTGGCAAAATTCAAGGGCTCTTGCATTACGAAGAGCGCTTGCTATTCTCGCTGATTCGGCTGCGGAACCCCCACGCCCGACTGATTTACGTCACGGCGATGCCGCTGTCGCCCGTCGCGATCGAATACTATCTGCAGCTGCTGCCGGGCATCCCCTTTTCTCACGCCCGAGACCGCCTGCTGCTGCTCACTGCTTACGACAGCTCGCTGCGCCCTTTAACCGAAAAGATCCTCGAGCGCCCGCGTTTGATCGAACGCATCCGCCTATCCCTGCGACGCGATCGCGCCTACATGGTTTGTTATAACTCCACCGCGCTCGAACAGGAGCTGTCGCTGCAGCTCGGAATTCCGCTGCTTGCATCGGATCCGGGCTTGCTCTACTGGGGCTCGAAAAGTGGCAGCCGCGAGATCTTCGCTGAAACCAGCGTTTTCCATCCCGATGGAAGCAAGTGCGTTTGGAACGCCGAAGACCTGGCCCGCGAAACTGCTCTGTTGTGGGAACGTCAACCGCACCTGCAGCGCTGCGTCGTCAAACTCAACGAAGGCTTCTCCGGAGAAGGGAATGCGCTGCTGGATCTGCGCTCGCTGACTGGCGTTGCTCCCGGACAGAAAACGCGCGGCGAGAGAGTTGTCGCAATTCTGAGGGCTTTTCCTAGTATGCGCTTCCAGGCTGCTGGCGAAACCTGGGATAGCTACGCTCGGCGTCTGCCAGACTTGGGCGCGATCGTCGAGGCTTTTATTGAAGGCGAGAAGCGATCGCCCAGCGTCCAGGGCTACATCACACCCAATGGCAAGGTCAAGATTCTCTCTACGCACGATCAGATCCTCGGCGGTGCAGACCAACAAATCTATCTGGGTTGTCGCTTCCCCGCCGATGCAGAGTATCGCTTGCGACTTCAGGAGTACGGCTTGCGCGTGGGGCAGGCACTCCTGAAACGCGGCGCAATGGAGCGCTATTGCGTAGATTTTGTAACGGCTCGGCGGTTCGATGGCAATTGGGACATCGCAGCCGTGGAGATTAACCTGCGTAAAGGGGGCACGACGCACCCGTTTATGTTGCTGAAGTTGCTCACCAACGGGCACTACGACACCCAAACCGGCAGCTTCTTCAGCCAGCAAGGACAAGAGAAGTTCTATATCGCCAGCGATAACTTACAGGCATCGCTTTATCGAGGACTGCTGCCGAGCGACCTGATGGACATCATCGCCCATCACCGCCTCCATTTCGACAGCAGCACGCGCACGGGCAGCGTTTTTCACTTGCTCGGAGCGCTGTCCGAGTTCGGCAAGCTTGGTCTGACGAGCATCGGCAACTCATTCGAGGAAGCAGAAGCACTCTACCATCGCGTCGAAGCCGTGCTCAATGAAGAAACCCAACACTATGGGGACCGCGCGAACTTATCTTCGCCGACCCTCCCGATCGCCGGACTCTGTCGCGACTGA
- the ctpA gene encoding carboxyl-terminal processing protease CtpA — MCERKFWFRWISLIVLTFACWTVCLPSAKAYGNEEQMLLQAWRIVNQAYLDSTFNHQNWWFVRRDLLRAVPADREATYAAIEEMLASLDDPFTRLLKPEQYRSLQVSTAGELSGVGLQIDLNSRTRALEVVAPIAGSPADAAGLEPRDRILAIDGTPTQGLTLYEAVRLMRGPVGTTVMLTVRSPNTDGERDVSIVRDLIELNPVVAQLDTHSADVPVGYIRLTQFSANAATEVAQAVAELEARGAGGFVLDLRNNPGGLLQAGIEVARLWIDEGTIVYTVNRQGTLGSYEAEGRSITDAPLVVLVNGGSASASEILAGALQDNVRAVLVGERTFGKGLIQSLFELPDASGMAVTVAKYETPNHTDIHQKGISPDYEVLQPTIAPQQVGTETDEQYLQAVRLLTADSVVAEAA, encoded by the coding sequence ATGTGCGAGCGCAAGTTTTGGTTCCGCTGGATCTCCCTCATAGTTTTAACATTCGCCTGCTGGACGGTCTGTTTGCCCTCGGCAAAAGCTTATGGCAATGAAGAGCAAATGCTTCTTCAAGCTTGGCGGATTGTAAATCAGGCGTATCTCGACAGTACATTCAACCATCAGAATTGGTGGTTTGTCCGCCGGGATTTGTTGCGAGCTGTTCCGGCCGACCGGGAGGCGACCTACGCCGCAATCGAGGAGATGCTAGCCTCGCTGGACGATCCGTTTACGCGCCTGTTAAAGCCCGAGCAGTATCGTAGTTTGCAGGTGAGTACGGCGGGAGAGCTTTCGGGCGTGGGGTTGCAGATCGATCTCAATTCGAGGACGCGGGCGTTGGAGGTGGTAGCGCCGATTGCTGGTTCCCCGGCCGATGCCGCCGGGCTGGAGCCGCGCGATCGAATTTTAGCCATTGATGGAACTCCAACACAGGGACTGACGCTATATGAGGCGGTGCGGCTGATGCGCGGGCCGGTCGGAACGACGGTGATGTTGACAGTGCGATCGCCGAACACGGACGGGGAGCGCGATGTGTCGATCGTGCGCGACCTCATCGAACTGAATCCGGTGGTGGCTCAGCTCGATACGCATTCAGCGGATGTGCCGGTGGGATATATCCGCCTGACGCAGTTCAGTGCTAATGCGGCAACGGAAGTCGCCCAGGCCGTAGCAGAGTTGGAAGCGCGGGGGGCGGGGGGTTTCGTTCTCGATCTGCGCAACAATCCGGGGGGTCTCTTGCAGGCAGGTATTGAAGTAGCGCGGCTGTGGATCGATGAGGGCACGATCGTTTACACGGTCAACCGACAAGGGACGCTTGGCAGCTACGAAGCCGAGGGGCGATCGATTACGGATGCACCGCTAGTGGTGTTGGTCAACGGCGGATCGGCCAGTGCCAGCGAGATTCTGGCTGGGGCGCTACAGGATAATGTGCGCGCGGTGCTTGTAGGCGAACGTACCTTTGGGAAAGGCTTGATCCAATCGTTATTCGAGCTCCCGGATGCATCGGGCATGGCGGTGACAGTGGCAAAGTACGAAACCCCCAATCACACGGATATCCACCAAAAAGGCATCTCACCGGATTACGAAGTATTGCAACCGACGATCGCGCCCCAGCAAGTGGGAACGGAAACAGACGAGCAATACCTTCAGGCAGTGCGGCTCTTGACGGCAGACTCAGTTGTCGCAGAAGCTGCTTAA